A section of the Triticum dicoccoides isolate Atlit2015 ecotype Zavitan chromosome 7A, WEW_v2.0, whole genome shotgun sequence genome encodes:
- the LOC119334432 gene encoding GDSL esterase/lipase At1g28600-like: MGNSSRHSSISLAVILVFAFLLLNADLGSCGCFKRIFSFGDSITDTGNFAYISRNSPPSPPSVPPYGETYFHRPTGRASDGRLIIDFYAQALGLPLLPPSIPEEKTGKFPTGANFAVFGAIALNPTYFMSRYNFSLQRGCLDEQLASFKKVLARIAPGDAATKSLLSESLVVFGEIGGNDYNFWFFDHTHSRDTAKEYIPDVIARIGAGVQEVINLGAKTVLVPGNFPIGCVPVYLSGNKSYTSTDYDQYGCLKWFNAFSQMHNQLLKQEITKLKSQNPGVRIIYGDYYGAFMEFVKNPSRNGIDKPLVACCGGDGPYGTGHLCDQNAKVCPDPSRFANWYQIHMTEKAYNVIANGVVNGPYADIPLLQAC; the protein is encoded by the exons ATGGGGAATTCCAGTCGCCACAGCTCCATTTCCCTTGCAGTCATCTTGGTCTTTGCCTTCCTGCTGCTCAACGCTGATCTAGGGTCGTGCGGCTGCTTCAAGCGCATCTTCTCCTTCGGCGACTCCATCACCGACACCGGCAACTTCGCGTACATCAGCCGCAACAGTCCGCCGAGTCCGCCCTCAGTGCCCCCATACGGAGAGACCTACTTCCACCGCCCCACGGGCCGTGCCTCCGATGGGCGTCTCATCATCGACTTCTACG CGCAAGCGTTGGGCCTGCCGTTGCTGCCGCCGAGCATTCCCGAGGAGAAGACGGGGAAGTTCCCCACCGGTGCCAACTTTGCCGTTTTTGGCGCTATTGCGCTCAACCCCACGTACTTCATGTCAAGGTACAACTTCAGTCTGCAGCGCGGGTGCCTCGACGAGCAGCTGGCTTCTTTCAAGAAAGTGCTCGCACGGATTGCTCCGGGAGATG CTGCCACCAAGAGTCTCCTGAGCGAATCCCTGGTCGTCTTTGGCGAGATCGGCGGCAACGACTACAACTTTTGGTTCTTCGATCATACGCACAGCCGGGACACGGCCAAGGAGTACATACCCGACGTGATTGCTCGCATAGGTGCCGGTGTCCAAGAGGTGATCAACCTCGGTGCCAAGACGGTCCTTGTCCCAGGGAACTTCCCCATCGGGTGCGTGCCGGTTTACCTGAGTGGTAACAAAAGCTACACGTCCACGGACTACGATCAGTATGGTTGCCTCAAGTGGTTCAACGCGTTCTCCCAGATGCACAACCAGTTACTGAAACAAGAGATCACCAAGCTCAAGTCACAGAACCCCGGCGTTAGGATCATCTACGGTGACTACTACGGTGCCTTCATGGAGTTCGTCAAGAATCCTAGCAGGAATGGCATTGACAAGCCTCTAGTGGCGTGTTGTGGTGGCGATGGCCCCTACGGCACTGGCCATCTGTGCGACCAGAACGCGAAGGTTTGCCCCGACCCGTCGAGGTTCGCCAACTGGTACCAAATCCACATGACAGAGAAGGCATACAATGTCATCGCCAATGGGGTGGTCAATGGCCCGTACGCTGACATCCCGTTGCTCCAGGCTTGCTAG